Proteins encoded by one window of Streptomyces sp. NBC_01571:
- a CDS encoding M20/M25/M40 family metallo-hydrolase: MADEQALDEVVRFTSDLIRIDTTNRGGGDCRERPAAEYAAALLAETGLEPVLLERTKGRTNVVARLEGTDPSADALLVHGHLDVVPAQAEDWSVHPFSGEIRDGVVWGRGAVDMKNMDAMILAVVRGWARLGVRPRRDLVIAFTADEEASAEDGSGFLADRHPELFEGCTEGISESGAFTFHDGSGRELYPIAAGERGTGWLKLTARGRAGHGSKVNRNNAVTHLAAAIARIGAHEWPIRLTPTVRAALTELAALYGIDADLDDLGDVDELLRKLGPAAALVEATVRNSANPTMLSAGYKVNVIPGEAVAYVDGRHLAGTEDEFRATLDHLTGPDVEWEFHHREVALQAPLDSVTYRRMRAAIEEFAPEGHVVPYCMSGGTDAKQFSRLGITGYGFAPLKLPEGLDYQALFHGVDERVPVEALHFGVRVLDRFLRTA; the protein is encoded by the coding sequence ATGGCTGACGAACAGGCACTGGACGAGGTCGTACGGTTCACCTCCGACCTCATCCGCATCGACACCACGAACCGGGGCGGCGGCGACTGCCGGGAACGGCCGGCCGCTGAGTACGCGGCCGCGCTGCTGGCCGAGACGGGCCTGGAACCCGTCCTGCTGGAACGCACCAAGGGCCGTACGAACGTCGTCGCGCGGCTGGAGGGCACCGATCCCTCCGCCGACGCGCTGCTCGTCCACGGTCACCTCGACGTGGTGCCCGCGCAGGCCGAGGACTGGAGCGTGCACCCGTTCTCCGGGGAGATCCGCGACGGCGTCGTCTGGGGGCGCGGCGCGGTCGACATGAAGAACATGGACGCGATGATCCTCGCGGTCGTACGCGGCTGGGCGCGCCTCGGTGTGCGCCCCCGGCGCGACCTCGTGATCGCGTTCACCGCCGACGAGGAGGCGAGCGCGGAGGACGGCTCCGGGTTCCTCGCCGACCGGCATCCGGAGCTGTTCGAGGGCTGTACCGAGGGCATCAGTGAGTCCGGGGCGTTCACCTTCCACGACGGCAGCGGCCGGGAGCTCTACCCGATCGCGGCGGGGGAGCGCGGCACCGGGTGGCTCAAGCTCACGGCACGCGGGCGCGCGGGCCACGGCTCCAAGGTGAACCGGAACAACGCCGTGACCCACCTGGCGGCCGCGATCGCCAGGATCGGCGCGCACGAGTGGCCCATCAGGCTCACGCCGACCGTCCGCGCGGCCCTCACCGAACTCGCCGCGCTCTACGGGATCGACGCGGACCTCGACGATCTCGGCGACGTGGACGAACTGCTGCGCAAGCTCGGTCCCGCCGCCGCGCTCGTCGAGGCCACCGTGCGCAACAGCGCCAACCCGACCATGCTCAGCGCCGGTTACAAGGTCAACGTGATCCCCGGGGAAGCGGTCGCGTACGTGGACGGCCGCCATCTCGCGGGCACCGAGGACGAGTTCCGTGCCACCCTCGACCATCTGACGGGACCGGACGTGGAGTGGGAGTTCCACCACCGCGAGGTCGCCCTGCAGGCGCCGCTGGATTCGGTGACGTACCGTCGGATGCGGGCGGCGATCGAGGAGTTCGCGCCCGAGGGGCACGTGGTGCCGTACTGCATGTCCGGCGGCACGGACGCCAAGCAGTTCTCGCGCCTCGGCATCACCGGTTACGGATTCGCGCCGCTGAAACTGCCCGAGGGTCTCGACTACCAGGCACTCTTCCACGGTGTCGACGAACGCGTCCCCGTCGAGGCACTGCACTTCGGCGTCCGCGTTCTCGACCGCTTTCTGCGCACGGCCTGA